One window of the Pseudomonas sp. S04 genome contains the following:
- a CDS encoding class I SAM-dependent rRNA methyltransferase, whose protein sequence is MSLPSLRLKANADRRLRAGHLWVYSNEIDVAATPLHGFKAGDQAILEAAGGKPLGIVAMSPNNLICARLLSRDIKLPLDKSLLVHRLNVALSLRERLFDKPFYRLVYGDSDLLPGLVVDRFGDILVVQIASATMETHKDDVIAALTQVLKPSGILFKNDSAARDAEGLERYVDTVFGLVPEWVALEENGVKFEAPVIQGQKTGWFYDHRMNRARLAPYAKGKRVLDLYSYIGGWGVQAAAFGASEVFCVDASAFALDGVERNAALNGFADKMTCIEGDVFEALKELKASEERFDVIVADPPAFIKRKKDMKNGEGAYRRLNEQAMRLLNKDGILVSASCSMHLPEDDLQNILLTSARHLDRNIQLLERGGQGPDHPVHPAIAETRYIKSITCRLLPNS, encoded by the coding sequence ATGTCCCTGCCAAGCTTGCGCCTCAAAGCCAATGCCGACCGTCGCCTGCGCGCCGGCCACCTGTGGGTCTACAGTAACGAAATCGACGTAGCCGCCACCCCGCTGCACGGCTTCAAGGCCGGCGACCAGGCGATCCTGGAAGCCGCCGGTGGCAAGCCGCTGGGCATCGTCGCCATGAGCCCGAACAACCTGATCTGCGCCCGCCTGCTGTCGCGCGACATCAAGCTGCCACTGGACAAGTCGCTGCTGGTGCACCGCCTGAACGTCGCCCTGTCGCTGCGCGAGCGCCTGTTCGACAAGCCGTTCTACCGCCTGGTCTACGGCGATTCCGACCTGCTGCCGGGCTTGGTAGTCGACCGTTTCGGCGACATCCTGGTGGTGCAGATCGCCTCGGCGACCATGGAAACCCATAAAGACGACGTGATCGCCGCGTTGACCCAAGTGCTCAAGCCGAGCGGCATTCTGTTCAAGAATGACTCCGCCGCGCGCGACGCCGAAGGCCTCGAGCGCTACGTCGACACCGTGTTCGGCCTGGTGCCGGAGTGGGTCGCCCTGGAAGAGAACGGGGTGAAATTCGAAGCGCCGGTCATTCAGGGCCAGAAAACCGGCTGGTTCTACGACCACCGCATGAACCGTGCCCGCCTGGCCCCGTACGCCAAAGGCAAGCGTGTACTGGACCTGTACAGCTACATCGGTGGCTGGGGCGTGCAGGCTGCCGCATTCGGCGCCAGCGAAGTGTTCTGCGTCGACGCCTCGGCCTTCGCCCTCGACGGCGTTGAGCGCAACGCTGCGCTGAACGGCTTTGCCGACAAAATGACCTGCATCGAGGGCGACGTATTCGAAGCCCTGAAAGAGTTGAAAGCCAGCGAAGAACGTTTCGACGTGATCGTGGCCGACCCGCCGGCCTTCATCAAACGCAAGAAAGACATGAAGAACGGCGAAGGCGCCTACCGTCGCCTGAACGAGCAAGCCATGCGCCTGCTCAACAAGGACGGCATCCTGGTCAGCGCCTCGTGCTCGATGCACCTGCCCGAAGATGATCTGCAGAACATCCTGCTGACCAGCGCCCGCCACCTGGACCGCAACATCCAGCTGCTGGAACGCGGCGGCCAGGGCCCGGACCACCCGGTACACCCGGCCATTGCTGAAACCCGCTACATCAAGAGCATCACCTGCCGGCTGCTTCCCAACAGCTGA
- a CDS encoding REP-associated tyrosine transposase: protein MSNTPKAHRLRTGRHSQSGRIYHLTAVTHERQPIFNDLYVGRLVVSEFRRAHEAGNATSIAWVVMPDHFHWLVELHNGDLPRLMQAAKSRSARAINQQRGRHETLWQKGYFDRALRREEDLKAIARYIIANPLRAGLVTRVGDYPLWDAMWI from the coding sequence ATGTCCAACACGCCAAAAGCCCATCGATTACGCACAGGTCGGCACTCGCAATCCGGTCGTATCTATCACCTGACCGCTGTCACCCATGAACGACAACCGATCTTCAATGATTTGTACGTTGGACGCTTGGTAGTGAGTGAATTCAGAAGAGCTCATGAAGCCGGCAATGCCACCTCAATAGCCTGGGTCGTCATGCCGGATCACTTTCATTGGCTGGTTGAATTGCACAACGGTGATTTGCCGAGACTGATGCAAGCAGCCAAATCCAGAAGTGCTCGCGCCATCAACCAGCAAAGAGGTCGCCACGAAACACTATGGCAAAAGGGTTACTTCGATCGGGCCTTGCGTCGCGAGGAAGACCTGAAAGCCATCGCCCGATACATCATCGCCAACCCTTTGCGCGCCGGGCTTGTGACTCGAGTTGGAGACTACCCCCTGTGGGATGCCATGTGGATTTAA
- the ilvD gene encoding dihydroxy-acid dehydratase — translation MPDYRSKTSTHGRNMAGARALWRATGMKDDDFKKPIIAIANSFTQFVPGHVHLKDLGQLVAREIERAGGVAKEFNTIAVDDGIAMGHDGMLYSLPSREIIADSVEYMVNAHCADAIVCISNCDKITPGMLMAALRLNIPVIFVSGGPMEAGKTKLASHGLDLVDAMVIAADSSASDEKVAEYERSACPTCGSCSGMFTANSMNCLVEALGLALPGNGSTLATHSDREQLFLQAGRTIVELCKRYYGDNDDSVLPRNIANFKAFENAMTLDIAMGGSTNTILHLLAAAQEAEIDFDLKDIDRLSRHVPQLCKVAPNIQKYHMEDVHRAGGIFSILGSLARGGLLHTELPTVHSKSMAEGIAKWDITQTTDEAVHHFFKAGPAGIPTQTAFSQSTRWETLDDDRENGCIRSVEHAYSQEGGLAVLYGNIALDGCVVKTAGVDESIHVFEGRAKIYESQDSSVRGILADEVKEGDIVIIRYEGPKGGPGMQEMLYPTSYLKSKGLGKACALLTDGRFSGGTSGLSIGHASPEAAAGGAIGLVQDGDKVLIDIPNRSINLLVSDEELAARRVEQDKKGWKPVEVRPRKVTTALKAYALLATSADKGAVRNKAMLDGL, via the coding sequence ATGCCAGATTACCGCTCGAAAACATCCACCCACGGTCGCAACATGGCCGGTGCTCGCGCTCTGTGGCGCGCCACGGGGATGAAAGATGACGACTTCAAAAAGCCGATCATCGCCATTGCCAACTCCTTTACCCAATTCGTCCCGGGCCACGTGCACCTCAAGGACCTGGGTCAACTGGTTGCCCGCGAGATCGAGCGCGCTGGCGGTGTGGCCAAGGAATTCAACACCATTGCAGTCGATGACGGCATCGCCATGGGTCACGACGGCATGCTCTATTCGCTGCCGAGCCGCGAGATCATCGCCGACTCCGTCGAGTACATGGTCAACGCCCACTGCGCCGACGCGATCGTCTGCATCTCCAACTGCGACAAGATCACCCCCGGCATGCTGATGGCCGCCTTGCGCCTGAACATCCCGGTGATCTTCGTTTCCGGCGGTCCGATGGAAGCCGGCAAGACCAAGCTCGCCTCCCACGGCCTGGACCTGGTTGACGCCATGGTGATCGCCGCCGACTCCAGCGCTTCTGACGAGAAAGTCGCTGAGTACGAGCGCAGCGCCTGCCCGACGTGCGGCTCGTGCTCCGGCATGTTCACCGCCAACTCGATGAACTGCCTGGTTGAAGCCCTCGGCCTCGCGCTGCCGGGTAACGGCTCGACCCTGGCCACCCACAGCGACCGCGAACAGCTGTTCCTGCAAGCCGGGCGCACCATCGTCGAACTGTGCAAACGCTACTACGGTGACAACGACGACTCGGTACTGCCGCGCAATATCGCCAACTTCAAGGCGTTCGAAAACGCCATGACGCTGGACATCGCCATGGGCGGTTCCACCAACACCATCCTGCACTTGCTGGCCGCAGCCCAGGAAGCCGAGATCGACTTCGACCTGAAGGACATCGACCGCCTGTCGCGCCACGTACCGCAACTGTGCAAGGTCGCGCCGAACATCCAGAAGTACCACATGGAAGACGTGCACCGCGCCGGCGGGATCTTCTCGATCTTAGGCTCGCTGGCCCGTGGTGGCCTGCTGCACACCGAGCTGCCGACCGTGCACAGCAAGAGCATGGCCGAAGGCATCGCCAAGTGGGACATCACCCAGACCACCGACGAAGCCGTGCACCACTTCTTCAAGGCCGGCCCGGCGGGCATCCCGACCCAGACCGCATTCAGCCAGTCGACCCGTTGGGAAACCCTGGACGACGACCGTGAAAACGGCTGTATTCGCAGTGTCGAGCATGCCTACTCGCAAGAAGGCGGCCTGGCCGTGCTGTACGGCAACATCGCCCTGGACGGCTGCGTGGTGAAAACCGCCGGTGTCGACGAGTCGATCCACGTGTTCGAAGGTCGCGCCAAAATCTACGAAAGCCAGGACAGCTCGGTGCGCGGCATCCTCGCCGACGAAGTCAAAGAAGGCGACATCGTGATCATCCGTTACGAAGGCCCGAAAGGCGGCCCGGGCATGCAGGAAATGCTCTATCCGACCTCCTACCTCAAGTCCAAGGGCCTGGGCAAAGCCTGCGCCCTGCTCACCGACGGTCGCTTCTCCGGCGGCACCTCGGGCCTGTCCATCGGCCACGCTTCGCCAGAAGCCGCTGCCGGCGGTGCGATTGGCCTGGTGCAGGATGGCGACAAAGTGTTGATCGACATTCCCAACCGCTCGATCAACCTGTTGGTCAGCGATGAAGAACTGGCGGCACGCCGCGTCGAGCAGGACAAAAAAGGCTGGAAGCCGGTTGAAGTGCGCCCACGTAAAGTGACCACCGCACTGAAAGCCTACGCCCTGCTGGCCACCAGCGCCGACAAGGGTGCCGTGCGCAACAAGGCGATGCTCGACGGGCTGTGA
- a CDS encoding haloacid dehalogenase-like hydrolase, protein MKVATQVLAVAMCLGLAGQVFATDLKHWPEAQAKQLDAMIAANANKGNYAVFDMDNTSYRYDLEESLLPFMENKGLITREKLDPSLKLIPFKDTAEHQESLFSYYYRLCELDDMVCYPWVAQVFSGFTLKELKGYVDELMASGKPVPSTYYEGDVVKTIEVNPPKIFTGQAELYNKLMENGIEVYVMTAASEELVRMVASDPKYGYNVKPQNVIGVTMLLKDRKSGELTTARKQITAGKYDEKANLGLELTPYLWTPATWMAGKQAAILTYIDEWKKPVLVGGDTPTSDGYMLFHSVDVAKGGIHLWVNRKDKYMAQINGMMAKHAAAQAKEGLPVTADKNWVIVKPEEIQ, encoded by the coding sequence ATGAAAGTCGCTACGCAAGTGTTAGCCGTCGCCATGTGCCTGGGCCTTGCCGGCCAGGTGTTCGCCACCGATCTCAAACATTGGCCCGAGGCACAGGCCAAGCAACTGGACGCGATGATCGCGGCCAACGCCAACAAGGGTAACTACGCGGTGTTCGACATGGACAACACCAGCTACCGCTACGACCTGGAAGAGTCGCTGTTGCCGTTCATGGAAAACAAAGGCCTGATCACCCGCGAGAAGCTGGACCCCTCCCTGAAGCTGATCCCGTTCAAGGACACCGCCGAACACCAGGAAAGCCTGTTCAGTTACTACTACCGGCTGTGCGAGCTCGATGACATGGTCTGCTACCCATGGGTCGCCCAGGTCTTTTCCGGTTTCACCCTCAAGGAACTCAAGGGCTACGTCGACGAGTTGATGGCCTCCGGCAAGCCGGTGCCTAGCACCTATTACGAAGGCGACGTGGTCAAGACCATCGAGGTCAACCCGCCGAAGATCTTCACCGGGCAAGCCGAGCTGTACAACAAGCTGATGGAAAACGGCATCGAGGTCTACGTGATGACCGCCGCCTCGGAAGAGCTGGTGCGCATGGTCGCCTCCGATCCCAAGTATGGCTACAACGTCAAACCGCAAAACGTGATCGGCGTGACGATGCTGCTCAAGGACCGCAAAAGCGGCGAGCTGACCACCGCGCGCAAGCAGATCACGGCCGGCAAGTACGACGAGAAGGCCAACCTGGGCCTGGAGCTGACCCCATACCTGTGGACCCCTGCGACCTGGATGGCCGGCAAGCAGGCCGCCATCCTGACCTACATCGACGAGTGGAAAAAACCAGTGCTGGTGGGCGGCGACACTCCGACCAGCGACGGCTACATGCTGTTTCACAGTGTCGACGTGGCCAAGGGCGGCATCCACCTGTGGGTCAACCGCAAGGACAAATACATGGCCCAGATCAACGGCATGATGGCCAAGCACGCTGCGGCCCAGGCCAAAGAAGGGCTGCCGGTGACGGCGGACAAGAACTGGGTGATCGTCAAGCCGGAGGAAATCCAGTAA
- a CDS encoding L-cystine transporter, with translation MNLPLILNLLVFLALLFGLAQTRHTTWSLAKKVLLALVMGVAFGVALHTIYGAGNPVLKASISWFDLVGNGYVQLLQMIVIPLVFASILSAVARLHNASSLGKISFLTIGTLLFTTAIAALIGIGLTNLFGLTAEGLVAGTQEMARLQTIQSDYAGKVADLNVPQLLLSFIPQNPFADLARAKPTSIISVVIFAAFLGIAALQLLKDDVEKGQKVINAIDTLQAWVMRLVRLVMKLTPYGVLALMTKVVAGSNLQDIIKLGSFVVVSYLGLGLMFVVHGLLVALAGINPLRFFRKVWPVLTFAFTSRSSAASIPLSIEAQTRRLGIPQSIASFAASFGATIGQNGCAGLYPAMLAVMVAPTVGINPLDPLWIATLVAIVTLSSAGVAGVGGGATFAALIVLPAMGLPVSLVALLISVEPLIDMGRTALNVSGSMTAGAITSQIMQQTDKDVLLADEHEELAHA, from the coding sequence ATGAATCTGCCGCTGATCCTCAATCTGCTGGTGTTCCTGGCCTTGCTGTTTGGCCTGGCACAAACCCGCCACACCACCTGGAGCCTGGCCAAGAAAGTGCTGCTGGCGCTGGTCATGGGCGTGGCGTTTGGCGTGGCCTTGCACACGATTTACGGTGCAGGCAATCCAGTGCTCAAAGCCTCCATCAGCTGGTTCGACCTGGTGGGTAACGGTTACGTGCAATTGCTGCAAATGATCGTGATCCCCCTGGTATTTGCTTCGATCCTCAGTGCTGTTGCCAGGCTGCACAACGCGTCCTCCCTGGGCAAGATCAGCTTCCTGACCATCGGCACCCTGCTGTTCACCACCGCTATCGCGGCGCTGATCGGCATCGGCCTGACCAACCTGTTCGGCCTGACCGCCGAAGGCCTGGTCGCCGGCACCCAGGAAATGGCGCGCCTGCAAACCATCCAGAGCGACTACGCGGGCAAGGTTGCCGACCTGAATGTGCCGCAGTTGCTGCTGTCGTTCATCCCGCAGAACCCGTTCGCCGACCTGGCCCGTGCCAAGCCGACGTCGATCATCAGCGTGGTGATTTTTGCCGCCTTCCTCGGTATTGCAGCCCTGCAACTGCTCAAGGATGACGTGGAAAAAGGTCAGAAAGTGATCAACGCCATCGACACCCTGCAAGCCTGGGTGATGCGCCTGGTACGCCTGGTGATGAAGTTGACCCCCTACGGTGTGCTGGCGCTGATGACCAAAGTGGTCGCCGGTTCCAACCTGCAGGACATCATCAAGCTCGGCAGTTTTGTGGTGGTGTCGTACCTGGGCCTGGGCCTGATGTTTGTAGTCCACGGCCTGCTGGTGGCGCTGGCCGGGATCAACCCGCTGCGCTTTTTCCGCAAGGTCTGGCCGGTACTGACCTTCGCCTTCACCAGCCGCTCCAGCGCCGCGAGCATCCCGCTGAGCATCGAAGCGCAAACCCGCCGCCTGGGGATCCCGCAGTCGATCGCCAGCTTCGCCGCTTCGTTTGGCGCCACCATTGGCCAGAACGGCTGCGCTGGTCTCTATCCGGCGATGTTGGCGGTGATGGTCGCCCCGACCGTGGGCATCAACCCGCTCGACCCGCTGTGGATCGCAACGTTGGTGGCGATTGTGACGTTGAGTTCGGCCGGGGTGGCCGGGGTCGGCGGTGGCGCAACCTTCGCCGCGCTGATCGTGTTGCCGGCCATGGGTTTGCCGGTGTCTTTGGTGGCGTTGCTGATTTCCGTCGAGCCGCTGATCGACATGGGCCGCACGGCGCTGAACGTCAGTGGTTCGATGACAGCCGGGGCGATTACCAGCCAGATCATGCAACAGACGGATAAAGACGTGCTGCTGGCTGATGAGCATGAGGAGTTGGCGCACGCTTGA
- a CDS encoding dihydrofolate reductase — MKKTLPLSLIAALGENRVIGVDNSMPWHLPGDFKYFKATTLGKPIIMGRKTWDSLGRPLPGRLNIVVSRQADLQLEGAEVYPSLEAAVERAQEWALEQGVDELMLIGGAQLYAQGLAQADRLYLTRVALSPEGDAWFPEFELNQWKLVSNALNPAEGDKPAYSFEIWEKA; from the coding sequence ATGAAAAAAACACTCCCCCTCAGCCTGATCGCAGCCCTCGGTGAAAACCGCGTGATCGGCGTCGACAACAGCATGCCCTGGCACTTGCCGGGGGATTTCAAATACTTCAAGGCCACTACCCTGGGCAAGCCGATCATCATGGGTCGCAAGACCTGGGATTCCCTCGGTCGCCCACTGCCGGGGCGGTTGAACATCGTGGTCAGTCGCCAGGCCGACTTGCAGCTGGAGGGTGCCGAGGTCTATCCGTCGCTGGAAGCCGCCGTCGAGCGAGCGCAGGAATGGGCGCTGGAACAAGGTGTCGATGAGCTGATGCTGATTGGCGGTGCGCAACTGTATGCGCAAGGATTGGCCCAGGCCGATCGGCTGTACCTGACCCGCGTGGCGCTGAGCCCCGAGGGTGATGCGTGGTTTCCGGAGTTTGAGTTGAACCAGTGGAAACTGGTGTCGAATGCGCTGAATCCGGCCGAAGGCGACAAACCGGCGTACAGCTTCGAAATCTGGGAGAAAGCCTAA
- a CDS encoding DUF2868 domain-containing protein, whose amino-acid sequence MTDLHTLWLTETIRLREEHAGALEDSQANRLARNAGGDLPSRIQARAHWLAERDGLTAALRHWLQGARLALLVLAVLAILSGAGLAFAALGDGQAPVNVFWALGSLLGLNLILLLSWASGLILAADYGATLGRLWLWLSEKLARDAKAAHLAPALLLLLQRHKLNRWLLGLLVNGLWLVVMLSALVMVLTLMATRRYGFVWETTILSGETFVALTQALGALPALLGFSVPTEEMIRASGDAALNLESARQAWAGWLVGVVLVYGALPRLLLTLLCLWRWSRGRAGLQLDLKLPGYAQLRERLMPSSERLGVSDAAPERLHQVESASSALHSDGALLVAIELDDQRPWPPALAKNVKDAGILDSRESRQKLLEQLTRFPPARLLIACDPRRSPDRGSLALIAELAQSASATRVWLLQAPPGQALDADRLGDWHAALQQLGLPFADCAPMNWLESGHD is encoded by the coding sequence GTGACTGATCTGCACACACTCTGGCTAACCGAAACCATCCGTCTGCGCGAGGAACACGCCGGCGCCCTGGAGGATTCGCAAGCCAACCGCCTGGCCCGCAATGCCGGTGGCGACCTGCCCAGCCGCATCCAGGCCCGTGCACACTGGCTGGCCGAACGCGATGGCCTGACCGCGGCCCTGCGCCATTGGCTACAAGGCGCGCGCCTGGCACTGCTGGTCCTGGCCGTGCTGGCGATCCTCAGTGGCGCCGGCCTGGCATTTGCCGCCCTGGGCGATGGCCAGGCTCCGGTCAATGTGTTCTGGGCCCTGGGCAGCCTGCTCGGGCTGAACCTGATTCTGCTGCTCAGTTGGGCCTCGGGGCTGATCCTCGCCGCCGACTACGGCGCCACCCTCGGGCGCCTGTGGCTGTGGCTCAGTGAAAAACTCGCCCGCGATGCCAAGGCCGCCCACCTGGCGCCGGCCCTGCTGCTGTTGCTACAACGGCACAAACTCAATCGCTGGTTGCTGGGCCTGCTGGTCAATGGCCTGTGGCTGGTGGTGATGCTCAGTGCGCTGGTCATGGTCCTGACGCTGATGGCGACCCGGCGCTACGGGTTTGTCTGGGAGACCACCATCCTCAGCGGCGAAACCTTCGTCGCCCTGACCCAGGCCCTCGGTGCCCTGCCTGCACTGCTGGGGTTCAGCGTGCCTACCGAAGAGATGATCCGCGCCAGCGGTGACGCCGCCCTGAACCTTGAAAGCGCCCGCCAAGCCTGGGCCGGCTGGCTGGTCGGCGTGGTGCTGGTGTACGGTGCATTGCCGCGCCTGCTGCTGACCCTGCTGTGCCTGTGGCGCTGGAGCCGTGGCCGCGCGGGCTTGCAACTGGACCTGAAATTGCCCGGCTACGCCCAATTGCGTGAACGCCTGATGCCCAGCAGCGAGCGCCTCGGCGTCAGCGATGCCGCGCCAGAGCGCCTGCATCAGGTCGAAAGCGCGAGCAGCGCCCTGCACAGTGACGGCGCGCTGTTGGTAGCCATCGAGCTGGACGACCAGCGCCCGTGGCCGCCGGCCCTGGCGAAGAACGTCAAGGATGCCGGGATCCTCGACAGCCGCGAGTCGCGGCAAAAGCTTCTCGAACAACTGACCCGCTTCCCGCCAGCCCGCCTGCTGATCGCGTGCGACCCCCGGCGCTCTCCGGATCGCGGCAGCCTGGCGCTGATCGCCGAACTGGCCCAGAGCGCCAGCGCCACCCGTGTCTGGCTGCTGCAGGCACCGCCCGGCCAGGCGTTGGACGCCGACCGCCTGGGGGACTGGCATGCCGCCCTGCAGCAATTGGGCTTGCCCTTCGCCGATTGCGCACCGATGAACTGGCTGGAGTCGGGTCATGACTGA
- a CDS encoding DUF3482 domain-containing protein, with translation MTDAQPKPLKLAVVGHTNVGKTSLLRTLTRDVGFGEVSHRPSTTRHVEGARLSVDGQALLELYDTPGLEDAIALLDYLEHLERPGERLDGPERLARFLDGSEARQRFEQEAKVLRQLLASDAGLYVIDAREPVLAKYRDELQVLASCGKPLLPVLNFVSSADHREPDWREALARLGLHALVRFDSVAPPEDGERRLYESLALMLENSRGQLERLIADQQAQRLARQQSAARLIAELLIDCAACRRSVASDAGQEQQAISDLRKAVRQREQRCVEALLKLYAFRPQDAAASDLPLLDGRWGDDLFNPETLKQLGVRVGSGIAAGAAAGAGVDLLVGGLTLGAAALAGAIAGGALQTARSYGSRLLGKIKGQRELTVDDSVLRLLALRQRQLVLALDQRGHAAMDSIKVDTPQDKDWREGKLPEALSKARAHPQWSSLNPHGKLSQAERQEQVELLAEKVT, from the coding sequence ATGACTGATGCTCAACCAAAACCGCTGAAGCTCGCCGTAGTCGGCCACACCAACGTCGGCAAAACCTCCTTGTTGCGCACCCTGACCCGGGATGTCGGCTTTGGCGAAGTGTCCCATCGCCCCAGCACCACCCGGCATGTCGAAGGCGCGCGTTTGTCGGTCGATGGCCAGGCCCTGCTGGAGCTCTACGACACGCCAGGCCTGGAAGACGCGATCGCCCTGCTCGACTACCTCGAACACCTGGAACGCCCCGGCGAACGCCTCGACGGCCCTGAGCGCCTGGCGCGTTTCCTCGACGGCAGCGAGGCGCGCCAGCGCTTTGAGCAGGAAGCCAAGGTGCTGCGCCAACTGCTGGCATCCGACGCCGGGCTGTATGTGATCGATGCCCGCGAACCGGTGCTGGCCAAGTACCGCGACGAACTGCAGGTGCTGGCCAGCTGCGGCAAGCCGCTGCTGCCGGTGCTGAATTTCGTCAGCAGCGCCGACCATCGCGAACCGGATTGGCGTGAAGCCCTGGCGCGCCTGGGGCTGCATGCGCTGGTGCGCTTTGACAGTGTCGCGCCGCCGGAAGACGGCGAACGCCGGCTGTATGAAAGCCTGGCGCTGATGCTGGAGAACTCGCGCGGGCAACTCGAGCGCCTGATCGCCGACCAGCAGGCGCAACGCCTGGCGCGCCAGCAAAGTGCCGCCCGCTTGATCGCTGAACTGCTGATCGACTGCGCCGCCTGCCGCCGCAGCGTGGCCAGTGACGCCGGGCAGGAACAGCAGGCCATCAGCGACCTGCGCAAAGCCGTACGCCAGCGCGAACAGCGCTGCGTCGAGGCGCTGCTCAAGCTCTACGCCTTCCGCCCGCAGGACGCCGCCGCCAGCGATTTGCCGCTGCTGGACGGACGCTGGGGCGATGATTTGTTCAACCCCGAAACCCTCAAGCAACTGGGAGTGCGAGTCGGTAGCGGGATCGCCGCAGGAGCGGCGGCCGGGGCAGGCGTCGACCTGCTGGTGGGCGGCCTGACCCTCGGCGCAGCCGCGCTGGCCGGCGCCATTGCCGGCGGCGCCCTGCAAACCGCACGCAGTTATGGCAGTCGTTTGCTGGGCAAGATCAAGGGCCAGCGCGAGCTGACTGTCGACGACAGCGTGTTGCGCCTATTGGCACTGCGCCAGCGCCAACTGGTGCTGGCCCTCGACCAGCGCGGGCATGCCGCGATGGACAGCATCAAGGTGGATACGCCGCAGGATAAAGACTGGCGCGAAGGTAAGCTGCCCGAAGCCCTGAGCAAGGCTCGGGCGCACCCGCAATGGTCGTCACTCAATCCCCATGGCAAGTTGAGCCAGGCCGAGCGCCAGGAGCAGGTGGAGCTGTTGGCCGAAAAGGTAACTTAA
- a CDS encoding AAA family ATPase, producing the protein MRLDKLRVKNYRCFEQFEIDFDPHLTILIASNGGGKTTILDAARVALWPFIKGFDLGSQTGKSATIQIEDVRLTQFSTGNMEPQTPSTIEAYGAWADMNEPNNWLQQRVRLKKGTNTIGDTGSKALTSYGKSLQEQVRGDTNVTLPMVTYLGTSRLWFEGRFTSVAAQTTLDRSEYSRTSGYLNCLSYSSSFKTFTAWYGWIYRSYREAQLIALERSTKLSDTGQRFERVITAIKHAIDLLIKAPTGWHSLEYSESHHQQLVMHHPEHGVLSVDMLSDGLRNTIAMVADLAFRACKLNPHLGERAALETPGIALIDEVDMFLHPYWQQTIIGGLRAAFPAMQFIVTTHSPQVLSTVRRENIRVIGKDAHGQMVASQPLAMTYGEPSNSVLHSVMQVDPQPPVDEKPDLLRLTEWVDKGRYEEQPVIDLMQRLIATLGEQHPQLQRLQRSIRRQQALKG; encoded by the coding sequence GTGAGGCTCGACAAGTTGCGAGTAAAAAACTATCGCTGCTTCGAACAGTTCGAGATCGACTTCGATCCGCATCTGACCATCCTAATTGCTTCCAACGGTGGCGGTAAAACTACCATTCTAGATGCTGCCCGAGTCGCACTATGGCCATTCATCAAAGGCTTCGACCTGGGCAGTCAGACTGGAAAATCTGCCACTATTCAGATAGAAGATGTGCGTCTCACTCAGTTCAGTACTGGCAACATGGAGCCTCAAACGCCGAGCACTATTGAAGCCTATGGAGCATGGGCGGACATGAATGAGCCGAACAATTGGTTACAGCAGCGCGTGAGACTGAAAAAGGGTACCAATACCATCGGCGATACAGGGAGCAAAGCCCTTACGTCCTATGGTAAGTCTCTGCAAGAACAGGTGCGTGGTGATACCAATGTAACGCTGCCAATGGTTACCTACTTAGGGACTTCCCGACTCTGGTTCGAGGGCCGCTTCACCTCTGTTGCGGCCCAAACCACTCTCGACAGAAGCGAGTACTCCCGAACGTCCGGATACCTGAATTGCCTATCCTATTCGTCCAGCTTCAAAACCTTCACCGCTTGGTACGGCTGGATCTATCGCAGCTATCGTGAGGCACAACTAATTGCTCTGGAGCGCAGTACGAAATTGTCCGATACAGGACAACGCTTCGAGCGGGTCATCACGGCCATCAAACATGCCATTGATCTACTAATAAAGGCGCCGACTGGTTGGCACAGCCTTGAGTACAGTGAGAGTCATCACCAGCAATTGGTCATGCACCACCCCGAGCATGGAGTGTTGTCCGTAGACATGCTCAGCGATGGACTGCGCAACACAATTGCCATGGTTGCCGATCTCGCGTTTCGTGCATGCAAACTCAACCCACACCTCGGTGAGCGAGCAGCGCTTGAAACCCCTGGCATTGCCTTGATAGATGAAGTGGATATGTTTCTGCACCCATACTGGCAACAAACAATAATAGGGGGGTTGCGGGCCGCTTTCCCCGCGATGCAATTCATTGTAACGACGCATAGTCCCCAGGTTCTTAGCACCGTACGGCGTGAAAATATCAGGGTGATTGGCAAAGATGCCCACGGCCAAATGGTCGCTTCCCAACCCCTTGCCATGACCTACGGCGAGCCGAGCAACAGCGTTCTCCACAGTGTGATGCAAGTCGATCCGCAGCCGCCAGTTGATGAAAAGCCCGATTTATTAAGACTCACAGAGTGGGTGGACAAGGGTCGGTATGAAGAACAACCAGTAATCGACCTGATGCAGAGACTGATCGCAACGCTTGGCGAACAGCACCCTCAGTTGCAACGACTTCAACGCAGCATTAGACGACAACAGGCGTTGAAGGGATGA